The sequence AATTGAAAGAATTATTTCTAAATCGTAATATTGCTCGAATGGACCAAGATACGATGCGTGGAAAATATGCTTTTGAAAAATTAATCGATTCATTTAAAAATCTAGAAATCGATATTTTAGTTGGTACGCAAATGTTGGCTAAAGGTTTAGATTTTGATAATGTTACTTTAGTTGGGATTTTAAATGCAGATAATGCGTTACATTTTCCTGATTTTCGAGCACACGAACGCGCATTTCAAATGTTTTTGCAAGTTGCAGGTCGCGCAGGCCGAAAAGATAAAGAAGGTAAGGTGATGATGCAAACTTATAATCCGTATCATAACATCATTCAACAAGTAACAACGAATGATTATGCCACTATGTTTAAAGAGCAAATGTATGAACGTTTGAATTTTAAATATCCGCCTTTTTACCGTTTGATTCGATTGCAATTAAAACATGTCGATTATCAAAAATTAAAAGAAGGTTCTTTTTGGTTGTATAATTATTTGAGTAATCAATTAGAAATGCCGGTTTTGGGTCCGGAAGAACCATCGATTAATCGAATTAGAAATCAATACATTCGAATAATTTTAATCAAAATACCAATTAACGTTCCGTTGAATAAAACCAAAAATGATATCAGAAAATCGATTAAGAGTTTTGAAGCCATTGGAGCTTACCGTTCGATTAAAACGATAATAAGTGTTGATTTTTATTAAATTTATTGTAATTTTTTATTATTTTTATTATATTTGGTTATTAATCTTTAAATTTTAATATTATGAAAAAAGTATTTTTATTATTAGGGGTATTAATGTTTGTTACTACACCATTGTATTCTAATCAATTGTTTGCAAGTTTTCTAAAATCAGATAACTTTCAGGGACCTATCCGTGAAGCAAAAATGCGATATGAAATTAAAGTAACAAGGATTTTTAGTAGAGATTTTAATTTTTTATCACAAACAGTTATTCATACTGAAACTGGTTTTTTTACACAAAGTGAATTACAAGCTAGAATAACCGCGCTTTATCAACAATACCCAAGTCAACACACTAATGGAACTGGTTTTGGATATCTAGTAAGTTATTCCTTTATACCATTTTCACCGTTGTTACCTTAGATTTGATATTACTTAAATTCTTGAACTCTCTCAGCTGATTTCTGTTGAGAGAGTTTTTTTAATCAATTTTTTTATTTGTTTGTTTTGTATTTCAAAATCAAAAAACTATCTTTGCACCCAATTTATAACAAATTAAATTTTATTATTATGAATCAATATGAAACTGTTTTCATTTTGAATCCCGTTTTATCTGAAACTCAGGTAAAGGAAACAGTAGCGAAATTCGAGGAATTTCTTGCTTCTAAAGGGGCTAAAATGGTATCTAAAGAAGATTGGGGCTTAAAAAAATTAGCTTACGAAATTCAAAACAAAAAAAGTGGTTTTTACCATTTATTTGAGTACACTGTAGCTGCTGACGCAATCATTGGTTTAGAAACTGAATTCCGTCGTGACGAAAGAGTTATGCGTTTCTTAACTGTTTCTTTAGACAAACACGCTGTTGCTTGGGCTGAAAGAAGAAGAGAGAAATTAAAAACTAAAAAAGCTTAATTATCATGGCAAGTATTGAACAATCTGCAAAAGGTAAAAAAGACGGAGATATCAGATATTTAACGCCTTTAAACATTGAGACTAACAAGACTAAAAAATATTGTCGTTTCAAAAAATCTGGAATCAAATACATCGATTATAAAGATGCTGATTTCTTATTAAAATTCGTTAACGAGCAAGGTAAAATTTTACCACGTCGTTTAACTGGGACTTCTTTAAAATACCAAAGAAAAGTATCTGTTGCTGTAAAACGTGCACGTCACTTAGCTTTAATGCCATACGTAGCGGATTTATTAAAATAATCAAATTATAAACTATAGTTGTTGGTTTTCATTCTTGAAACCTAACTTCTACTTTAAAGGACAACAACATGGAAATTATCTTAAAACAAGATGTTAACAAATTAGGATTTAAAGATGACGTAGTTACTGTAAAACCAGGATACGGACGTAACTTTTTAATTCCACAAGGAATGGCTGTTTTAGCTACTCCATCTGCTAAAAAAGTATTAGCTGAAAACTTAAGACAAAGAGCTCACAAAGAAGCTAAATTAATCGCTGATGCTAACGTAATTGCTGAAGCATTAAAAGCTTTAGAGATCAAAATCGCAGTTAAAGCTGGTGGTGAGAAATTATTCGGATCAGTAACTAATGCTGATATCGCTGCTGCTTTAGAAGCAAACGGTCAATCAATTGACAAAAAATTCATTACTTCAGGAACTATCAAACGTATCGGTAAATATGCTGCTAACGTTCGTTTACACCGCGAAGTATTCGTTGAGTTACCTTACGAAATCGTAGCTGAGTAATTCTCTGAAATTCAATATACTAAAAGTCCTTTCTTTCGAAAGGACTTTTTTTGTTTTTAATTAATTTATATTTAGTATTTTTATTTATATAATAATATGTGATGAAGTATAAAATTCCGATTTTACTGATTTTTTTTTATTTGTTTCTAAGTTGTAATGATAATTCAAAAAAAGAAAATCAACATTTGAAAATTGAAAATATTGACTCAGTCGATTTTAATGTATTTGTTCAAGTTTGGAATGATGCCCATCTTTCAAAAGATAGTGCCAAATTTTCTGATTTATTT comes from Flavobacterium sp. I3-2 and encodes:
- the rpsF gene encoding 30S ribosomal protein S6; translated protein: MNQYETVFILNPVLSETQVKETVAKFEEFLASKGAKMVSKEDWGLKKLAYEIQNKKSGFYHLFEYTVAADAIIGLETEFRRDERVMRFLTVSLDKHAVAWAERRREKLKTKKA
- the rpsR gene encoding 30S ribosomal protein S18, with the protein product MASIEQSAKGKKDGDIRYLTPLNIETNKTKKYCRFKKSGIKYIDYKDADFLLKFVNEQGKILPRRLTGTSLKYQRKVSVAVKRARHLALMPYVADLLK
- the rplI gene encoding 50S ribosomal protein L9 gives rise to the protein MEIILKQDVNKLGFKDDVVTVKPGYGRNFLIPQGMAVLATPSAKKVLAENLRQRAHKEAKLIADANVIAEALKALEIKIAVKAGGEKLFGSVTNADIAAALEANGQSIDKKFITSGTIKRIGKYAANVRLHREVFVELPYEIVAE